The following proteins are encoded in a genomic region of Leifsonia psychrotolerans:
- a CDS encoding NAD-dependent succinate-semialdehyde dehydrogenase → MSDYAVINPATGETVKTYPRITDEQLDAAIASADEAHRGWSRASTVEQRAALIRRVAELHTERRQQLAEIIVREMGKPLEQALGEVDFSADIYAYYADNAVDLMKDEPITLLAGEGSALIRRSSLGVLLGIMPWNFPYYQVARFAGPNLIVGNTILLKHASQCPESAAAIEQIFLDAGFPEGAYVNIYADNEQIAGVIADPRVHGISLTGSERAGAAVAETAGRHLKKVVLELGGSDPFILLSTDDLDATVEAAVAARLDNNGQACNAAKRFIVADDLYDSFLEKFNAAIASAVPGDPMHADTVLGPLSSAAAADNLQNQLDRAVAQGATIALGGERNGTYFPSTVLTNLTPDNDAYHEEFFGPVASIFRATSEDDAIRLANDTPFGLGSYVFTTDAEQAIRVANQIEAGMVFINLVGADGAELPFGGIKRSGSGRELGRFGADEFVNKKMIRIG, encoded by the coding sequence ATGAGCGATTACGCCGTCATCAACCCCGCGACCGGTGAAACGGTCAAGACCTACCCCCGCATCACCGACGAGCAGCTCGATGCGGCGATCGCATCCGCCGACGAAGCACACCGCGGTTGGTCGCGCGCCAGCACCGTCGAGCAGCGGGCCGCCCTCATCCGTCGTGTTGCCGAGCTGCACACCGAGCGCCGTCAGCAACTCGCCGAGATCATCGTGCGCGAGATGGGCAAGCCGCTCGAACAGGCACTTGGCGAGGTTGACTTCAGCGCTGACATCTACGCCTACTACGCCGACAACGCGGTCGATTTGATGAAGGACGAGCCGATCACGCTTCTCGCCGGCGAGGGGTCCGCACTCATCCGCCGCAGCTCGCTCGGCGTCTTGCTCGGCATCATGCCGTGGAACTTCCCCTACTATCAGGTTGCCCGCTTCGCCGGCCCCAACCTCATCGTGGGCAACACCATCCTGCTCAAGCACGCGTCGCAGTGCCCCGAGTCCGCCGCGGCCATTGAGCAGATCTTCCTTGACGCCGGTTTCCCGGAGGGCGCATACGTCAACATCTACGCCGACAACGAGCAGATCGCCGGCGTCATCGCCGACCCGCGCGTACACGGCATCTCGCTGACCGGTTCCGAGCGGGCCGGCGCAGCCGTCGCTGAGACCGCTGGTCGCCACCTCAAGAAGGTCGTGCTCGAGCTCGGCGGCTCCGATCCGTTCATTCTGCTCAGCACCGACGACCTGGATGCCACGGTCGAGGCCGCCGTCGCCGCCCGTCTCGACAACAACGGCCAGGCCTGCAATGCGGCCAAGCGATTCATCGTCGCCGACGACCTCTACGATTCGTTCCTCGAAAAGTTCAACGCCGCGATCGCTTCAGCCGTGCCGGGCGACCCGATGCACGCCGACACCGTGCTCGGCCCGCTCTCCTCGGCGGCCGCCGCCGACAACTTGCAGAACCAGCTCGACCGGGCCGTGGCCCAGGGCGCGACCATCGCGCTCGGCGGCGAGCGCAACGGCACGTACTTCCCATCAACCGTGCTCACCAACCTGACCCCCGACAACGACGCCTACCACGAGGAGTTCTTCGGCCCCGTGGCCTCCATCTTCCGTGCGACCTCGGAAGACGACGCCATCCGTCTCGCGAACGACACCCCGTTCGGCCTCGGTTCCTACGTCTTCACGACGGATGCCGAGCAGGCCATCCGGGTCGCCAACCAGATTGAGGCCGGCATGGTCTTCATCAACCTGGTCGGTGCCGACGGCGCCGAGCTGCCCTTCGGTGGCATCAAGCGCTCGGGTTCGGGCCGCGAACTTGGCCGCTTCGGTGCCGACGAGTTCGTCAACAAGAAGATGATCCGCATCGGCTAA
- a CDS encoding VOC family protein — protein sequence MIKVEVTMEILQVAQHADDLDRASAFYEMLLGGPPAACNTTAGVLYFNVGRSRLLLDAAAPSCTFSFLVDDVRQSIERMHTLGVEVVDEPHVVFTHTDDTLGPAGNDEWLALIRDSEGNTVGLISHEPRHDP from the coding sequence ATGATCAAGGTGGAGGTCACCATGGAGATTCTGCAGGTCGCCCAGCACGCCGACGATCTTGACCGCGCGAGCGCGTTCTACGAAATGTTGCTCGGCGGTCCGCCCGCCGCCTGTAACACGACGGCCGGCGTGCTCTACTTCAACGTCGGCAGGTCACGACTGCTGCTTGACGCTGCAGCACCCTCGTGCACCTTCTCTTTTCTCGTCGACGACGTGCGTCAGAGCATCGAACGGATGCACACCCTCGGCGTCGAGGTCGTCGACGAACCGCACGTCGTCTTCACGCACACCGACGACACCCTCGGCCCCGCCGGCAACGACGAGTGGTTGGCCCTCATTCGCGACAGTGAGGGCAACACAGTAGGCCTGATCAGTCACGAGCCGAGGCACGACCCGTAG
- a CDS encoding LLM class F420-dependent oxidoreductase has protein sequence MRIGMAINYASGFREAVAEVAELERAGLDLISVPEAYSFDAVSQLGFIAAKTSTITLASGILQIFTRTPTLTAMTAAGLDYVSDGRFLLGIGASGPQVVEGFHGVRYDAPVARTREIVEICRLVWQREKVEYSGRHYTIPLPADQGTGLGKPLKLINQPVRSRIPISIAALGPKSVEQAAEIAEAWQPIFFHPERADRVWGAALAAGQAKRDGAMPPLEIHASPVLCIGEKAEALLPQLKPQLALYIGGMGARGTNFYNDLVRSYGYEAEAELIQDLYLAGRKDEAAAAVPDELVRAISLVGPKSYVAERLAAFAEAGVTSLNVVPLAEDAVGRLAQIAALKELVGDLPAG, from the coding sequence ATGCGCATCGGAATGGCGATCAATTATGCGAGCGGTTTCCGCGAGGCTGTGGCCGAGGTCGCGGAGCTGGAGCGCGCCGGTCTTGACCTGATCTCAGTGCCGGAGGCGTACTCCTTCGATGCCGTCAGCCAACTGGGGTTCATCGCAGCGAAGACGTCGACGATCACGCTCGCCTCCGGCATCCTGCAAATCTTCACGCGCACGCCGACGCTCACCGCCATGACTGCGGCCGGCCTTGACTATGTCTCTGACGGTCGTTTTCTGCTCGGCATCGGAGCCTCAGGGCCGCAGGTCGTCGAAGGGTTTCACGGGGTCAGGTATGACGCACCCGTGGCACGCACGCGAGAGATCGTCGAGATCTGTCGGTTGGTCTGGCAACGCGAGAAGGTCGAGTATTCGGGTCGGCACTATACGATCCCGCTGCCGGCCGACCAAGGAACAGGACTCGGCAAGCCGCTCAAGCTGATCAACCAGCCGGTGCGCTCGCGCATCCCGATCTCGATTGCGGCGCTTGGGCCGAAGAGCGTCGAGCAGGCGGCCGAGATCGCCGAGGCATGGCAGCCGATTTTCTTCCATCCCGAGCGGGCCGACCGCGTCTGGGGCGCAGCGCTCGCCGCCGGGCAGGCCAAACGTGACGGGGCAATGCCGCCTCTTGAGATTCATGCGAGCCCGGTGCTGTGCATCGGGGAGAAGGCCGAGGCGCTGCTGCCGCAGCTCAAGCCGCAGCTGGCACTTTACATCGGCGGCATGGGGGCGCGCGGCACAAACTTCTACAACGATCTTGTGCGTTCGTACGGGTATGAGGCCGAAGCGGAGCTGATTCAGGATCTCTATCTGGCCGGCCGCAAGGATGAAGCCGCGGCCGCCGTGCCCGACGAGCTCGTGCGGGCGATCTCGCTGGTTGGTCCGAAGAGCTACGTGGCCGAGCGCCTCGCCGCATTCGCCGAGGCCGGGGTGACGTCATTGAATGTCGTGCCGCTGGCTGAGGATGCCGTTGGTCGCCTCGCCCAGATCGCCGCTCTGAAGGAGCTGGTCGGGGACCTGCCCGCCGGCTGA
- a CDS encoding APC family permease, with amino-acid sequence MSAEVPAQDRLGDSEHLKALGYEDSFNRSMSLWANFALGFTYLSPLVGVYSLFALAVSTGGPPSIFWMLIVGSGQMLVALVFGEVVSQYPIHGGIYPWTRRLWGKRYAWLAAWVYIWAMIVTITAVAEFGSGFLASLLDIPITKGATLGLSALFLIVALAFNFSGTRTLGRVARIGLAAELIGVIAVGLYLLIFQRHQGFDVFVNTLGVQGDGSYFFAFLGAALAGLFLFYGFEACGDVAEEVTDPARRIPVAMIMTIAVGGVSALLAFGGYVLAAPDLQAIVDGKDADPIPAILEASLGTVGAKIFLVVALTAFLSCVLSLQAAASRLLFSFARDGMMPGHRWLAKVSPRSKVPRNALIVACTIPLLLCFIIFVGPDELLTQITAFAVLGIYVAFQSVVLAALRQRIMGWRPAGPFSLGRWGFLVNAVALAYGIFAMVLLAWPGSSGVFVNDWIVLIGFGVVAGSGLLYLFIARPDRRSDAPEGDAIAVAEKLRTLAR; translated from the coding sequence ATGTCAGCAGAGGTACCCGCACAGGATCGGCTCGGAGACAGCGAGCATCTGAAGGCTCTCGGCTACGAGGATTCCTTCAACCGCTCGATGTCACTCTGGGCCAACTTCGCCCTCGGTTTCACCTATCTCTCGCCCCTGGTCGGCGTCTATTCGCTGTTCGCCCTTGCCGTGTCGACGGGCGGCCCGCCGTCAATCTTCTGGATGCTCATCGTTGGCTCCGGCCAGATGCTCGTCGCCCTGGTCTTCGGCGAGGTCGTCTCGCAGTATCCGATCCATGGCGGCATCTACCCGTGGACGCGGCGCCTCTGGGGTAAGCGCTACGCCTGGCTGGCGGCCTGGGTGTATATCTGGGCGATGATCGTCACGATTACCGCCGTCGCCGAGTTCGGCAGCGGCTTCCTGGCCAGTCTTCTCGACATTCCCATCACGAAGGGCGCCACACTCGGCCTCTCCGCCCTGTTCCTGATCGTGGCGTTGGCTTTCAATTTCTCGGGCACGAGGACACTGGGCCGTGTCGCGCGCATCGGCCTCGCCGCCGAACTCATCGGCGTGATCGCCGTCGGCCTCTACCTGCTGATCTTCCAACGCCACCAGGGCTTCGATGTTTTCGTCAACACCCTCGGCGTGCAGGGTGACGGCTCATACTTCTTCGCATTCCTGGGCGCCGCACTCGCCGGCCTGTTCTTGTTCTACGGTTTCGAAGCCTGCGGGGATGTCGCGGAGGAAGTCACTGACCCGGCCCGCCGCATCCCGGTTGCCATGATCATGACAATCGCCGTCGGCGGTGTCTCGGCACTTCTCGCGTTCGGCGGTTATGTGTTGGCCGCACCCGACCTGCAGGCCATTGTCGACGGCAAGGATGCCGACCCGATTCCCGCCATTCTCGAGGCATCACTCGGCACTGTCGGCGCGAAGATCTTCTTGGTCGTCGCGCTCACGGCGTTCCTCTCCTGCGTGCTCAGCCTGCAGGCCGCCGCGAGCCGGCTCCTGTTCTCGTTTGCGCGCGACGGCATGATGCCGGGTCACCGCTGGCTGGCGAAGGTGTCTCCGCGCAGCAAGGTTCCCCGCAACGCCCTCATCGTGGCCTGCACCATCCCGCTGCTGCTCTGTTTCATCATCTTCGTCGGCCCCGACGAGTTGCTCACGCAGATCACGGCCTTCGCGGTGCTCGGCATCTACGTCGCCTTCCAATCTGTCGTGCTCGCCGCGCTGCGGCAACGCATCATGGGCTGGCGCCCGGCCGGCCCGTTCAGCCTCGGCCGATGGGGTTTCCTCGTCAACGCCGTCGCGCTGGCCTATGGAATCTTCGCGATGGTACTGCTGGCCTGGCCGGGCAGCAGCGGCGTCTTCGTGAACGACTGGATCGTGCTCATCGGCTTCGGCGTTGTGGCCGGCTCGGGTCTGCTTTACCTGTTCATTGCCCGCCCAGACCGCCGATCGGATGCCCCGGAGGGCGACGCCATCGCAGTCGCTGAGAAGTTGCGCACCCTCGCCCGCTAA
- the rplA gene encoding 50S ribosomal protein L1, whose translation MAQKSKAYRAAAEKIEADKLYTPTDAVTLAKETGSAKFNSTVEVALKLGVDPRKADQMVRGTVILPHGTGKTARVIVFATGPAAEAAIAAGADEVGGDELIEKVAAGYTSFDSAVSTPELMGKVGRLGKVLGPRGLMPNPKTGTVTPDVAKAVSDIKGGKIEFRVDKHSNVHFVVGKVSFTAEQLDENIKAALEEVVRLKPSSSKGRYITKGAVSTTFGPGIPLDVNSI comes from the coding sequence ATGGCACAGAAGTCAAAGGCCTACCGGGCCGCGGCCGAGAAGATCGAAGCCGACAAGCTCTACACCCCGACCGACGCAGTTACTCTTGCAAAAGAGACCGGTTCTGCCAAGTTCAACTCCACCGTTGAGGTTGCCCTCAAGCTCGGTGTCGACCCGCGCAAGGCAGACCAGATGGTTCGCGGCACCGTGATTCTTCCTCACGGCACCGGTAAGACCGCCCGCGTCATTGTGTTCGCAACGGGCCCCGCGGCCGAAGCTGCAATTGCAGCCGGCGCCGACGAGGTTGGTGGCGACGAGCTCATCGAGAAGGTTGCCGCTGGTTACACCTCGTTCGACTCCGCCGTCTCGACCCCCGAGCTTATGGGTAAGGTCGGTCGTCTCGGTAAGGTCCTCGGCCCGCGCGGTCTGATGCCGAACCCGAAGACCGGCACCGTGACGCCCGACGTCGCCAAGGCTGTCTCTGACATCAAGGGTGGAAAGATCGAATTCCGCGTCGACAAGCACTCCAACGTGCACTTCGTCGTCGGCAAGGTTTCCTTCACCGCCGAGCAGCTGGATGAGAACATCAAGGCCGCCCTCGAAGAGGTCGTCCGTTTGAAGCCGAGCTCCTCCAAGGGCCGCTACATCACCAAGGGCGCCGTCTCGACCACCTTCGGTCCGGGCATCCCCCTCGATGTGAACAGCATTTAA
- the rplK gene encoding 50S ribosomal protein L11, translating to MAPKKKVTGLIKLQIKAGAANPAPPIGPALGQHGVNIMEFCKAYNAATESQRGNVVPVEITVYEDRSFTFILKTPPAAELIKKAAGVAKGSGTPHTVKVAKLTQAQVREIAQAKMVDLNANDLDAASKIIAGTARSMGVTVEG from the coding sequence ATGGCACCGAAGAAGAAGGTTACTGGTCTGATCAAGCTTCAGATCAAGGCCGGCGCCGCCAACCCCGCTCCGCCCATTGGTCCGGCGCTCGGTCAGCACGGCGTCAACATCATGGAGTTCTGCAAGGCGTACAACGCAGCAACCGAGTCGCAGCGCGGCAACGTCGTTCCCGTTGAGATCACCGTGTACGAAGACCGCTCGTTCACGTTCATCCTGAAGACCCCGCCGGCTGCAGAGCTCATCAAGAAGGCTGCTGGAGTTGCCAAGGGCTCAGGAACCCCGCACACCGTCAAGGTTGCCAAGCTCACGCAGGCTCAGGTTCGCGAGATCGCTCAGGCCAAGATGGTTGACCTGAACGCCAACGACCTCGACGCAGCGTCGAAGATCATCGCCGGCACCGCCCGTTCCATGGGCGTCACGGTCGAGGGCTAA
- the nusG gene encoding transcription termination/antitermination protein NusG has protein sequence MSETNHDDVDWATAAEQSADDDEAQEGNTLAAEENSVVAAEHVAVHIIDEDADSLTDLDAALDALAEATDPEADAVVNDALDIDSADEAEAAVEAVEDEASDDPYEEFRKELRFAPGKWFVIHSYAGFERRVKSNIENRKQSMAMEDYIYQVEVPMEDVVEIKNGQRKMVTRVRIPGYVLVRMDLNEDSWSVVRHTPGVTGFVGNAHNPTPLRFEEAFGMLKSLVEIKDVPAAKGGSGQGGKAPVRVIAAEIDFEIGETITIKEGSFAGLPGSINEIKPESGKLIVLVSLFERETPVELSFDQVTKL, from the coding sequence GTGTCTGAGACGAATCACGACGACGTTGACTGGGCGACCGCAGCCGAGCAGTCCGCTGACGACGATGAGGCGCAGGAGGGCAACACCCTCGCCGCTGAAGAGAACTCGGTCGTCGCAGCCGAGCACGTCGCCGTTCACATCATCGACGAGGACGCCGACAGCCTGACCGACCTCGATGCTGCGCTCGACGCTCTCGCCGAGGCGACAGACCCCGAGGCAGACGCCGTCGTCAACGACGCGCTCGACATCGACTCCGCCGACGAAGCAGAGGCAGCCGTTGAGGCCGTCGAAGACGAAGCATCCGACGACCCGTACGAAGAGTTCCGTAAGGAACTGCGCTTCGCACCGGGCAAGTGGTTTGTTATTCACTCCTACGCCGGTTTCGAACGCCGCGTGAAGTCGAACATCGAGAACCGCAAGCAGTCGATGGCCATGGAAGATTACATCTACCAGGTCGAGGTTCCGATGGAAGATGTTGTCGAGATCAAGAACGGCCAGCGCAAGATGGTCACCCGCGTGCGCATCCCTGGATACGTGCTCGTTCGCATGGATCTGAACGAAGACAGCTGGTCTGTTGTTCGTCACACCCCCGGTGTCACGGGCTTCGTGGGCAATGCCCACAACCCGACGCCGCTGCGTTTCGAAGAGGCCTTCGGCATGCTGAAGAGCCTGGTCGAGATCAAGGATGTTCCGGCAGCCAAGGGTGGAAGCGGGCAGGGCGGCAAGGCTCCGGTTCGCGTCATCGCCGCCGAGATCGACTTCGAAATCGGCGAGACGATCACCATCAAGGAAGGCTCGTTCGCTGGCCTCCCCGGTTCGATCAACGAGATCAAGCCCGAGAGCGGCAAGCTCATCGTGCTCGTTTCGCTCTTCGAGCGTGAGACCCCGGTCGAGCTCAGCTTCGACCAGGTCACCAAGCTTTGA
- the secE gene encoding preprotein translocase subunit SecE: MARKVIDEPSEEIVANAKTARESKRGPFGRLSLFIKQVMAELRKVVTPTRKELVSYTGVVLVFVVIMMLIVSAFDWVFALAVTWVFGTPGG; encoded by the coding sequence GTGGCCCGGAAAGTTATCGACGAACCCAGTGAGGAAATCGTCGCCAACGCGAAGACGGCCCGCGAATCCAAACGCGGTCCCTTCGGACGGTTGTCCCTGTTCATCAAGCAGGTCATGGCTGAACTCCGCAAGGTGGTTACGCCGACTCGCAAAGAACTCGTGAGCTACACGGGCGTCGTTTTGGTCTTCGTGGTCATCATGATGCTCATTGTTTCCGCGTTTGACTGGGTGTTTGCCCTCGCTGTGACCTGGGTGTTCGGAACTCCAGGCGGCTAA
- a CDS encoding aminotransferase class I/II-fold pyridoxal phosphate-dependent enzyme, translated as MNHELKRISTRVGSIAESATLKVDGKAKALQAAGRPVISFAAGEPDFPTPQHIIEAALAAVVDPKNHRYTPAAGLPELREAVAAKTLRDSGLAVSPSQVIITNGGKQAVYQSFATLLDPGDEVLVPTPYWTTYPEAIKLAGGVQVDVFAGSEQNYLVTVEQLEAARTPRTKVLLFVSPSNPTGSVYSPEQTKEIGEWADSHGLWVISDEIYQNLTYDGVRAVSIVEAVPALADRTILVNGVAKTYAMTGWRLGWMVGPADAIKAASNLQSHLTSNVSNISQRAAIAALNGPQDAAIAMREAFDRRRKLIVSELNKIPGMHTPTPQGAFYVYPDVTGLLGKTWGGITPTTSLELADLILDQAEVAVVPGEAFGPSGFLRLSYALGDEALLEGVQRLQRLFA; from the coding sequence GTGAACCACGAACTCAAGCGCATCTCAACCCGGGTCGGCTCCATTGCAGAGTCGGCAACTCTCAAAGTCGACGGAAAGGCCAAGGCGCTTCAAGCTGCCGGCCGGCCGGTGATCAGCTTTGCGGCTGGGGAACCTGACTTCCCCACTCCCCAGCACATCATCGAAGCCGCCCTCGCCGCCGTCGTCGATCCCAAGAACCACCGCTACACGCCCGCAGCAGGACTGCCTGAGCTGCGCGAAGCCGTTGCCGCGAAGACACTGCGCGACAGTGGGCTTGCGGTGTCGCCCAGCCAGGTGATCATCACCAACGGTGGCAAGCAGGCCGTGTATCAGTCGTTCGCCACCCTGCTCGACCCGGGCGACGAGGTACTCGTCCCCACTCCCTACTGGACCACGTACCCCGAGGCCATCAAACTGGCCGGTGGCGTGCAGGTTGACGTTTTCGCCGGCAGTGAGCAGAACTATCTCGTCACCGTCGAGCAGCTCGAGGCCGCCCGCACCCCGCGCACCAAGGTGTTGCTCTTCGTCTCACCGTCGAACCCGACCGGCTCGGTCTACTCCCCCGAGCAGACCAAGGAGATCGGCGAATGGGCCGACTCCCACGGCCTCTGGGTGATCTCCGACGAGATCTACCAGAATCTCACCTACGACGGAGTACGCGCCGTGTCGATCGTGGAGGCCGTGCCGGCACTGGCCGACCGCACCATCCTCGTCAATGGTGTGGCCAAGACGTATGCGATGACCGGATGGCGCCTCGGCTGGATGGTCGGCCCCGCCGACGCCATCAAGGCCGCGAGCAACCTGCAGTCGCACCTCACGTCGAACGTGTCAAACATCTCCCAGCGTGCGGCGATCGCCGCGCTGAACGGTCCGCAAGACGCCGCGATCGCGATGCGCGAGGCGTTTGACCGTCGCCGCAAGCTGATCGTCTCGGAACTCAACAAGATCCCCGGCATGCACACGCCCACCCCGCAGGGAGCGTTCTACGTCTACCCGGATGTCACGGGCTTGCTTGGGAAGACCTGGGGCGGCATCACCCCGACGACATCGCTCGAACTGGCCGATCTGATCCTCGACCAGGCCGAGGTCGCCGTTGTTCCCGGCGAGGCCTTCGGCCCCAGCGGCTTCCTGCGCCTGAGTTACGCACTCGGCGACGAGGCCCTGCTGGAGGGCGTGCAGCGCCTGCAGCGCCTCTTCGCGTAA
- a CDS encoding ABC transporter ATP-binding protein: MTETTPIVQVRDLRKSYGTFEAVGGISFDIQAGETFALLGPNGAGKSTTIEILEGYRDRTSGEASVLGIDPRHATRRWKERLGIVLQSTGESGNVTVLEQLTHFAGFYPRPRSVGEVMDAVGLADKAKTRIGKLSGGQRRRVDVALGIIGRPELLFLDEPTTGFDPEARHQFWDLIRSLKAEGTTILLTTHYLDEAAQLGDRAGVIAGGRLIDIGAIDAIGGAAARVPFVRWRDASGVKRETRTEQPAAVVAALVAELGGEPNELEIIRPSLEDVYLDLVRSAETVAVDTAPDAPAPKRHPTSIEPPAVASSEASSEPSSEANSVSSSLTTPTATFIKDLSA; encoded by the coding sequence ATGACAGAGACAACGCCCATCGTGCAGGTGCGCGACCTGCGCAAGAGCTATGGCACCTTTGAGGCCGTAGGCGGTATCAGCTTCGACATCCAGGCCGGCGAAACCTTCGCGCTGCTCGGCCCGAACGGCGCCGGCAAGAGCACCACAATCGAGATCCTCGAGGGCTACCGCGACCGCACGAGCGGCGAGGCGAGCGTGCTCGGCATCGACCCCCGGCACGCGACCAGGCGGTGGAAGGAACGTCTCGGCATTGTGCTGCAGTCCACGGGCGAGAGCGGAAACGTCACGGTGCTCGAACAGCTCACCCACTTCGCGGGCTTCTACCCGCGTCCGCGCAGCGTCGGTGAGGTCATGGACGCCGTTGGCCTGGCCGACAAGGCAAAGACTCGCATCGGCAAGCTCTCTGGAGGGCAACGACGACGAGTGGATGTCGCGCTTGGCATCATTGGCCGCCCCGAGCTGCTGTTTCTCGACGAGCCCACGACCGGCTTCGACCCCGAGGCTCGGCATCAGTTCTGGGATCTGATCCGCTCGCTCAAAGCCGAGGGCACGACCATCCTGCTCACCACGCATTATCTCGACGAGGCCGCCCAGCTTGGCGACCGGGCCGGGGTCATCGCGGGCGGACGCCTGATCGACATCGGCGCCATCGACGCGATCGGCGGGGCCGCGGCCCGGGTGCCATTCGTGCGCTGGCGCGATGCTTCCGGGGTCAAACGGGAGACCCGCACCGAGCAGCCGGCAGCCGTTGTCGCCGCCCTCGTGGCGGAGCTCGGCGGGGAGCCGAACGAGCTCGAGATCATCCGGCCAAGCCTCGAAGATGTCTACCTCGATCTGGTGCGCTCGGCAGAGACTGTCGCCGTCGACACGGCGCCTGACGCGCCCGCTCCGAAGCGGCATCCGACCTCGATCGAGCCCCCAGCCGTGGCCTCCTCCGAGGCTTCATCCGAGCCCTCCTCCGAGGCGAACTCTGTCTCCTCCAGCCTCACTACTCCCACAGCGACATTCATCAAGGACCTGTCAGCATGA
- a CDS encoding ABC transporter permease, producing MSTLALGAARIGYETRIYFRSPDTLFFTFLFPVVMLGIFTTAFGSAGNVGTQPDGTGGISVGAYYLPGMIAAGMLLSGLQNLAVDIATEKGDGTLKRLGGTPLSPLSYFVGKIGQVFVTGILQAALLLVVARFAFGVSLPTEPSAWFTFAWVFVFGVITSALLGIALSSVPRSGKSATAVIIPTVLLLQFISGVYLQFYMLPSWMQNFASLFPLKWMAQGMRSVFLPENFQTLEPSGAWDLPLVALNLGIWLVVGVVLSLVTFRWIRKDS from the coding sequence ATGAGCACACTCGCACTCGGCGCCGCCCGAATCGGCTATGAGACCCGCATCTACTTCCGTTCGCCGGACACCCTGTTCTTCACCTTCCTTTTTCCCGTCGTCATGCTCGGCATCTTCACGACGGCGTTCGGCTCGGCCGGCAACGTCGGCACCCAGCCCGACGGCACGGGCGGCATCAGCGTCGGCGCGTACTATCTGCCCGGCATGATCGCAGCCGGCATGCTGCTCTCCGGCCTGCAGAATCTCGCGGTCGACATCGCCACCGAGAAGGGCGACGGCACCCTGAAACGGCTGGGCGGCACCCCGCTCTCGCCCCTCAGTTACTTCGTCGGCAAGATCGGCCAGGTGTTCGTCACCGGCATTCTGCAGGCCGCTCTGCTGTTGGTTGTGGCGCGTTTCGCCTTCGGCGTCTCCCTGCCAACCGAGCCGAGCGCGTGGTTCACCTTCGCCTGGGTCTTCGTCTTCGGCGTGATCACCTCGGCACTGCTCGGCATCGCCCTCTCCTCGGTGCCTCGTTCCGGCAAGAGCGCGACGGCCGTCATCATTCCCACCGTGCTCCTCTTACAGTTCATTTCTGGCGTCTACCTGCAATTTTATATGCTGCCATCCTGGATGCAGAACTTCGCCAGCCTCTTCCCCCTCAAGTGGATGGCGCAGGGCATGCGCTCGGTGTTTCTCCCCGAAAACTTTCAGACGCTGGAACCCTCGGGAGCCTGGGATCTGCCGCTCGTGGCCCTCAATCTCGGAATCTGGCTCGTCGTCGGGGTCGTGCTGAGCCTCGTGACGTTCCGGTGGATCCGCAAGGACAGCTGA